In Plantibacter sp. PA-3-X8, one DNA window encodes the following:
- a CDS encoding ABC transporter ATP-binding protein, producing the protein MTNAAPSPLAASSPVTRDAVPVGSADRASTVAFAGVGRTFASGAGKRADAPRPVLRDVTITAEAGEVVAILGTSGCGKSTLLRIAAGLDHPTAGSVLIDGTPVAGIDPRTAFGFQEPRLLPWRTIAANVALGLPKRTPAADGRARVAELLELVGLADFAEHRPREVSGGMAQRASLARALARRPGVLLLDEPFGALDALTRLKMQDLLLAIHLAAPTTILLVTHDVDEALQLADRVILLGREEGQPGSTIAQTVTVPGNRPRDRGSAELAELRGRLLDGLGIDRHGLARGDQRLPSIPHFPY; encoded by the coding sequence ATGACGAACGCTGCCCCAAGCCCGCTCGCCGCGAGCTCGCCGGTCACCCGCGACGCCGTCCCCGTCGGCTCGGCGGATCGTGCCTCCACGGTCGCGTTCGCCGGGGTCGGCCGCACCTTCGCGAGCGGTGCCGGCAAACGCGCCGACGCCCCGCGGCCCGTGCTGCGCGACGTCACGATCACCGCCGAGGCCGGCGAGGTCGTGGCGATCCTCGGCACGAGCGGCTGCGGCAAGTCCACCCTGCTGCGGATCGCGGCCGGTCTCGACCACCCGACCGCCGGCTCCGTGCTCATCGACGGTACACCCGTCGCCGGCATCGACCCGCGCACGGCCTTCGGCTTCCAGGAGCCTCGACTCCTCCCCTGGCGCACCATCGCGGCGAACGTCGCACTCGGTCTGCCCAAGCGGACACCCGCAGCCGATGGACGTGCCCGCGTCGCCGAGCTGCTCGAACTCGTCGGGCTCGCGGACTTCGCCGAGCACCGCCCACGGGAGGTCTCCGGCGGCATGGCGCAACGCGCCTCACTCGCCAGGGCCCTCGCCCGCCGGCCGGGCGTCCTGCTCCTCGACGAGCCGTTCGGCGCCCTCGACGCCCTCACCCGGCTGAAGATGCAGGACCTGCTGCTCGCCATCCACCTCGCCGCGCCCACCACCATCCTGCTCGTGACGCACGACGTCGACGAGGCCCTCCAGCTCGCCGACCGGGTCATCCTCCTGGGTCGCGAGGAGGGACAGCCCGGTTCGACCATCGCGCAGACCGTGACCGTCCCCGGCAACCGCCCGCGCGACCGCGGGTCAGCAGAGCTCGCCGAACTGCGCGGCCGCCTCCTCGACGGACTCGGCATCGACCGCCACGGTCTCGCCCGCGGCGACCAACGGCTGCCGTCCATCCCGCACTTCCCGTACTGA
- a CDS encoding DUF1304 domain-containing protein, translating into MSLRPDDSTPISRKARPMLVVSLVLVGIAALLHVYIFVLESLRWTEPATRKTFGTSELEAETTRGMAYNQGFYNLFLAIGTIVGIVFLITGSTGIGAALVFASAGSMLLASLVLITSDRTKARAAIVQGTTPLLGLIALVIALAV; encoded by the coding sequence ATGTCGCTCCGTCCGGACGACTCGACGCCGATCTCCCGGAAGGCCCGTCCCATGCTCGTCGTCAGTCTCGTCCTCGTCGGCATCGCCGCCCTCCTGCACGTCTACATCTTCGTGCTCGAGTCGCTGCGCTGGACCGAGCCGGCCACCCGCAAGACCTTCGGCACCTCGGAGCTCGAGGCCGAGACCACCCGCGGGATGGCGTACAACCAGGGGTTCTACAACCTGTTCCTCGCGATCGGCACGATCGTCGGCATCGTCTTCCTCATCACCGGCTCGACCGGCATCGGCGCGGCCCTCGTCTTCGCCTCGGCCGGCTCCATGCTCCTCGCCTCGCTCGTCCTCATCACCTCGGACCGCACGAAGGCCCGCGCCGCGATCGTCCAGGGGACCACCCCGTTGCTCGGACTCATCGCGCTCGTCATCGCACTGGCCGTCTGA
- a CDS encoding TetR/AcrR family transcriptional regulator, producing MGRTQEFDTVAVVQAARDVFWDRGYEATSLADLEAATGLRRSSLYHAFDSKRGLFDAAVQDYLDTVIRPRLSVLARATDGRAGLTTYFSGVQTVIATLPDDSPRRGCLLLNSAAGLAAHDDALREVVDGYRAELTTAVSDALALARPEADADELAAAARQLTSLSVSALLLARVNREEAVAILDVALTQVGSW from the coding sequence ATGGGACGCACGCAGGAGTTCGACACCGTCGCCGTCGTCCAGGCGGCGCGCGACGTCTTCTGGGACCGCGGGTACGAGGCGACCTCGCTCGCCGACCTCGAAGCGGCCACCGGCCTGCGGCGGTCGAGCCTCTACCACGCCTTCGACAGCAAGCGCGGACTGTTCGACGCCGCCGTGCAGGACTACCTCGACACCGTCATCCGACCGCGCCTCTCGGTCCTCGCGCGGGCGACGGACGGCAGAGCCGGGCTCACCACCTACTTCTCCGGCGTGCAGACGGTCATCGCGACCCTGCCCGACGACTCACCCCGCCGCGGTTGCCTCCTCCTCAACAGCGCGGCCGGCCTCGCGGCCCACGACGATGCACTGCGCGAGGTCGTCGACGGCTACCGGGCCGAGCTCACCACCGCGGTCTCGGACGCCCTCGCCCTCGCCCGTCCCGAGGCGGACGCGGACGAACTCGCCGCGGCCGCGCGGCAGCTCACCTCGTTGTCGGTCAGCGCGCTGCTGCTCGCCCGGGTCAACCGGGAGGAGGCCGTCGCCATCCTCGACGTCGCCCTCACGCAGGTCGGCAGCTGGTAG
- a CDS encoding ABC transporter permease produces the protein MTPSREEPVSDQPGLGTPTAGLAGAQATQSGREARAVLGSRRIVVVLGGFLVPVVILGAWQLVTAFGLVPASQLPAPAEVWAAGVDLAQRGWLQQDVAISVQRVLIGFLIGAVLGLVLGAVVGLSRLGDILLSTTFAAIRAVPSLAWVPLLILWLKIGEESKITLIAIGAFFPVYTTVSAALRHVDKHLVEAGRAFGLNGVALFRTVQLPAVTPSVVSGLRLALAQSWLFLVAAELIASSMGLGFRLVDSQNNGRVDRIFFVIIVLALLGAITDALVGVLDRWIKRRWG, from the coding sequence ATGACCCCGTCCCGAGAGGAACCCGTGAGCGACCAACCCGGACTCGGCACCCCGACCGCAGGCCTCGCGGGTGCCCAGGCGACCCAGTCCGGCCGCGAAGCGCGCGCCGTCCTCGGGTCCCGCAGGATCGTCGTCGTCCTCGGCGGCTTCCTCGTCCCCGTCGTCATCCTCGGGGCCTGGCAGCTCGTCACCGCGTTCGGCCTCGTCCCGGCCTCGCAACTCCCGGCACCCGCCGAGGTCTGGGCGGCCGGCGTCGATCTCGCGCAGCGCGGCTGGCTGCAGCAGGACGTCGCCATCTCGGTGCAGCGCGTGCTCATCGGGTTCCTCATCGGTGCCGTGCTCGGTCTCGTCCTCGGCGCGGTCGTGGGGCTCTCGCGCCTCGGCGACATCCTGCTGTCGACGACCTTCGCGGCGATCCGCGCCGTCCCGTCGCTCGCGTGGGTACCGCTGCTCATCCTCTGGCTGAAGATCGGTGAGGAGTCGAAGATCACGCTCATCGCGATCGGCGCGTTCTTCCCGGTGTACACGACGGTCTCCGCCGCGCTCCGCCACGTCGACAAGCACCTGGTCGAGGCCGGCCGCGCCTTCGGGCTGAACGGTGTCGCGTTGTTCCGGACGGTGCAGCTGCCCGCCGTGACGCCCTCGGTCGTCTCCGGCCTCCGGCTCGCGCTGGCGCAGTCGTGGCTGTTCCTCGTGGCGGCGGAGCTCATCGCCTCGTCCATGGGACTCGGATTCCGCCTGGTGGACTCGCAGAACAACGGCCGGGTCGACCGCATCTTCTTCGTCATCATCGTGCTCGCGCTGCTCGGCGCGATCACCGATGCGCTCGTCGGTGTCCTCGACCGCTGGATCAAGCGCCGCTGGGGGTAG
- a CDS encoding aldo/keto reductase family protein, translating into MEFRYLGNSGLKISEIIFGNWLTHASQVENDVATASVRAALDAGITTFDTADAYANTAAEQVLGDALKDERRASLEIFTKVYWPTGPKGHNDVGLSRKHIMESIDGSLTRLGTDYVDLYQAHRYDSETPLEETMQAFADVVRAGKALYIGVSEWNAEQLRAGHALSKELGFQLISNQPQYSMLWRVIEEEVVPTSRELGISQIVWSPVAQGVLSGKYLPGAELPQGSRATDEKGGADTIKRFLDDEVLTAVQQLKPIADELDLTMAQLALAWVLHNDNIAGAIVGASRPEQVTANAAAAGVKLDDAVIVRIDEAIGSVAETDPSKTVSPESRPA; encoded by the coding sequence ATGGAATTTCGATACCTCGGCAACAGCGGACTCAAGATCTCAGAGATCATCTTCGGCAACTGGCTGACCCACGCCTCGCAGGTGGAGAACGACGTCGCCACGGCGAGCGTTCGCGCCGCCCTCGACGCCGGCATCACCACCTTCGACACGGCCGACGCCTACGCGAACACGGCGGCTGAGCAGGTGCTCGGCGACGCCCTCAAGGACGAACGACGCGCGAGCCTGGAGATCTTCACCAAGGTCTACTGGCCCACCGGCCCGAAGGGGCACAACGACGTCGGGCTGTCGCGCAAGCACATCATGGAGTCGATCGACGGTTCGCTCACGCGTCTCGGCACCGACTACGTCGACCTGTACCAGGCCCACCGCTACGACAGCGAGACGCCCCTCGAGGAGACGATGCAGGCCTTCGCCGACGTCGTCCGGGCGGGCAAGGCGCTCTACATCGGCGTGAGCGAGTGGAACGCCGAGCAGCTGCGCGCCGGCCATGCCCTGTCCAAGGAGCTGGGCTTCCAGCTCATCTCGAACCAGCCGCAGTACTCGATGCTGTGGCGGGTCATCGAGGAGGAGGTCGTCCCGACCTCGCGCGAACTCGGCATCTCCCAGATCGTCTGGTCGCCGGTGGCGCAGGGCGTCCTCAGCGGCAAGTACCTGCCGGGCGCAGAGCTCCCGCAGGGCAGCCGGGCCACCGACGAGAAGGGCGGCGCCGACACCATCAAGCGCTTCCTCGACGACGAGGTGCTGACGGCCGTCCAGCAGCTGAAGCCCATCGCCGACGAGCTCGACCTCACCATGGCGCAGCTGGCGCTCGCCTGGGTGCTGCACAACGACAACATCGCCGGTGCGATCGTCGGGGCCTCGCGTCCCGAGCAGGTCACCGCGAACGCCGCCGCGGCCGGTGTGAAGCTCGACGACGCGGTCATCGTCCGCATCGACGAGGCCATCGGCTCCGTCGCCGAGACCGACCCCTCGAAGACGGTCTCCCCGGAGTCCCGCCCCGCCTGA
- a CDS encoding sensor histidine kinase yields the protein MSEPAVDQQEERPVDPYDAEWRRPAATPSEQRSDIILAIALGVGTLLSLTLYTIAGFYPEPAPMWASVLWAIGITAPLAFRRRFPCSVAVIVAVMFIVGGTVLVPEVLFTNIALFLAIYTVGAWVPNRRRAALVRVLIIVAMFVWLLVSMFIQATDPDALPSLSRVGVFSPLVAFLLIQILTNILYFGAAYFFGERVYQSSRERAALEQRTAELEAERARSARQAVALERVRIARELHDVVAHHVSVMGVQAGAARTVLDADPAAARDALTNVELGARSAIDELRKMLGTLRAHGEPTDEESSPSTVGVGQLGRLADESTANGLPTRFELVGTPVAIPAVVSFNLYRIAQEALTNARKYGGTTATAELRLRYLDDAVELEVTNTGTVPTVARRGGLGLIGMRERVASSGGVLEVGARARGGFLVRAAIPLGRPGDQAMEPVAASIADARLASAAAGRPQTTTTKDQA from the coding sequence ATGAGCGAGCCCGCCGTCGACCAGCAGGAGGAACGCCCGGTCGACCCCTACGACGCCGAGTGGCGGCGTCCGGCCGCGACGCCGTCGGAACAGCGATCCGACATCATCCTCGCCATCGCGCTCGGCGTCGGCACCCTCCTCAGCCTGACGCTGTACACGATCGCCGGGTTCTACCCCGAGCCCGCACCGATGTGGGCGTCCGTCCTCTGGGCGATCGGCATCACCGCGCCGCTCGCGTTCCGTCGCCGCTTCCCGTGCTCGGTGGCCGTCATCGTCGCCGTCATGTTCATCGTGGGCGGCACGGTGCTCGTACCCGAGGTCCTCTTCACGAACATCGCCCTGTTCCTCGCGATCTACACGGTCGGGGCGTGGGTCCCGAACCGACGCCGAGCTGCGCTCGTCCGCGTGCTCATCATCGTCGCGATGTTCGTCTGGCTGCTCGTCTCCATGTTCATCCAGGCGACCGACCCCGACGCCTTGCCCAGCCTCTCCCGGGTGGGGGTGTTCTCGCCCCTCGTCGCGTTCCTCCTCATCCAGATCCTGACGAACATCCTCTACTTCGGAGCCGCGTACTTCTTCGGCGAGCGCGTGTACCAGTCCTCCCGTGAGCGGGCGGCGCTCGAGCAGCGCACGGCCGAGCTCGAGGCGGAGCGCGCCCGGTCCGCCCGGCAGGCGGTCGCCCTCGAGCGGGTGAGGATCGCGCGCGAGCTGCACGACGTCGTCGCCCACCACGTCTCGGTCATGGGGGTCCAGGCCGGCGCCGCGCGCACCGTGCTCGATGCGGACCCGGCCGCCGCGCGGGATGCACTCACGAACGTCGAGCTCGGCGCTCGGAGCGCGATCGACGAGCTGCGCAAGATGCTCGGCACCCTCCGCGCGCACGGCGAACCGACCGACGAGGAGAGCAGCCCGTCGACCGTCGGCGTCGGCCAGCTGGGTCGGCTCGCCGACGAGTCGACGGCGAACGGGCTGCCGACGAGGTTCGAACTCGTGGGGACACCGGTCGCGATCCCGGCCGTCGTCTCGTTCAACCTGTACCGGATCGCGCAGGAGGCGCTCACGAACGCCCGCAAGTACGGCGGTACCACGGCGACGGCCGAACTCAGGCTCCGCTATCTGGACGACGCGGTCGAACTCGAGGTCACGAACACGGGGACCGTCCCGACGGTGGCCCGACGCGGCGGGCTCGGGCTCATCGGGATGCGGGAGCGCGTGGCGTCGTCCGGTGGCGTCCTCGAGGTCGGGGCACGCGCCCGCGGCGGCTTCCTCGTGCGGGCCGCCATCCCGCTCGGCCGGCCGGGCGACCAGGCGATGGAGCCCGTCGCCGCGTCCATCGCCGACGCCCGCCTCGCCTCCGCCGCCGCAGGACGACCCCAGACCACCACCACGAAGGACCAGGCATGA
- a CDS encoding response regulator transcription factor: MTEQPTRILLVDDQELLRAGFRIILGSQPGIEIVGEASDGAEAVALATTLAPDVICMDVQMPGMDGLEATRRIVADPDTNAAVLILTTFDRDDYLAEALRAGASGFLLKNSSPEELVAAVSVVAGGEALLSPAVTRRVIEGFTRQSPVVEDAAQDPAVPAGPTTGADYEQLTEREREVLQLVAQGLSNQEIATTLFVGEATVKSHVSKVLQKLALRDRIQAVIYTYEHGLASPRS, encoded by the coding sequence ATGACCGAGCAGCCCACCCGCATCCTCCTCGTCGACGACCAGGAGCTGCTGCGTGCGGGCTTCCGCATCATCCTGGGCTCACAGCCCGGGATCGAGATCGTCGGTGAGGCGTCGGACGGTGCCGAGGCCGTCGCGCTCGCGACGACGCTCGCGCCGGACGTGATCTGCATGGACGTCCAGATGCCGGGCATGGACGGCCTCGAGGCCACCCGTCGGATCGTCGCGGATCCGGACACCAACGCCGCCGTCCTCATCCTCACCACCTTCGACCGCGACGACTACCTGGCCGAGGCGCTCCGTGCCGGCGCGAGCGGGTTCCTCCTGAAGAACTCCTCGCCGGAGGAACTCGTCGCGGCGGTCTCGGTGGTCGCGGGCGGGGAAGCGCTCCTCTCCCCGGCGGTCACGCGCCGGGTCATCGAGGGGTTCACCCGTCAGAGCCCCGTCGTCGAGGACGCCGCGCAGGACCCCGCCGTCCCGGCCGGGCCGACGACCGGCGCCGACTATGAGCAGCTGACGGAGCGCGAGCGCGAGGTCCTGCAGCTGGTCGCCCAGGGCCTGTCCAACCAGGAGATCGCGACCACGCTCTTCGTCGGCGAGGCGACCGTGAAGTCGCACGTCTCGAAGGTCCTGCAGAAGCTCGCCCTCCGTGATCGCATCCAGGCGGTCATCTACACCTACGAGCACGGGCTGGCGTCGCCGCGCAGCTGA
- a CDS encoding DUF6421 family protein — protein sequence MSNVATTHTKSIVGEPEVVEDAAALVGHPAWTDLKAAATALQAVQVKDGSIPEASDHESAAGHVATIVASVRTLAPNFPHDAEYLDALVADFDRWERDGFGVPDFLDSLVAFHPERHRVDGLGHLVVFPMVTQNGSTDRHIEAVLVEVIWPEFIAALEAGDYTNALFVPIRFLDFTPGYDTNSAVLFPETVAMRAIPAFTWGAIFQDREAARYRRVVRAASEITKLELPADAASLLDDQQLAEETFVMWDLIHDRTHMRGDLPFDPFMIKQRMPFFLYSLEELRCDLTAFRESVRLERALTTRAETETLDAADVAILEHAKLVQYAIIFDRIFRFAITGSRVRNYDGVGGQLLFAWMHQHGVLHWTDTRLTIDWDEVPDVVVRLGESIDELYWRSIDRPKTAHWLAAYELVRTTLTPHPASQWARGLSDEILSGPPRGLTDAVLDDEFPLSMFYEALGKKMADVITSTAGITGRSAA from the coding sequence ATGTCGAACGTCGCCACCACCCACACGAAGAGCATCGTCGGAGAGCCGGAGGTCGTCGAAGACGCCGCCGCACTCGTCGGGCACCCGGCCTGGACGGACCTCAAGGCCGCCGCGACTGCGCTGCAGGCCGTCCAGGTGAAGGACGGCTCGATCCCCGAGGCGAGCGACCACGAGTCGGCGGCAGGGCACGTCGCCACGATCGTCGCGAGCGTCCGCACCCTCGCTCCGAACTTCCCGCACGACGCCGAGTACCTCGACGCCCTCGTCGCCGACTTCGACCGCTGGGAGCGCGACGGCTTCGGCGTCCCGGACTTCCTCGACTCGCTCGTCGCCTTCCACCCCGAGCGGCATCGCGTGGACGGCCTGGGACACCTCGTCGTGTTCCCGATGGTCACGCAGAACGGTTCGACCGACCGCCACATCGAGGCCGTGCTCGTCGAGGTCATCTGGCCCGAGTTCATCGCCGCGCTCGAGGCCGGCGACTACACGAACGCGCTCTTCGTGCCGATCCGCTTCCTCGACTTCACGCCGGGTTACGACACGAACTCAGCGGTCCTCTTCCCCGAGACGGTCGCGATGCGCGCGATCCCGGCGTTCACCTGGGGCGCGATCTTCCAGGACCGCGAGGCGGCCCGGTACCGTCGGGTCGTCCGAGCCGCTTCCGAGATCACCAAGCTCGAGCTCCCGGCCGACGCCGCGTCCCTCCTGGACGACCAGCAGCTGGCCGAGGAGACCTTCGTCATGTGGGACCTCATCCACGACCGCACGCACATGCGTGGTGACCTCCCGTTCGACCCGTTCATGATCAAGCAGCGGATGCCGTTCTTCCTGTACTCGCTCGAGGAGCTGCGCTGCGACCTCACGGCGTTCCGCGAATCGGTCCGGCTGGAGCGCGCGCTGACGACCCGCGCGGAGACCGAGACGCTCGACGCGGCGGACGTGGCGATCCTCGAGCACGCGAAGCTCGTCCAGTACGCGATCATCTTCGACCGCATCTTCCGGTTCGCCATCACCGGCTCACGCGTCCGGAACTACGACGGCGTCGGCGGCCAGCTGCTGTTCGCGTGGATGCACCAGCACGGCGTGCTGCACTGGACCGACACCAGGCTCACGATCGACTGGGACGAGGTGCCCGACGTGGTCGTGCGGCTCGGTGAGAGCATCGACGAGCTGTACTGGCGATCGATCGACCGTCCGAAGACCGCGCACTGGCTCGCCGCGTACGAGCTCGTCCGGACGACGCTGACGCCGCACCCCGCGTCGCAGTGGGCGCGTGGGCTGTCCGACGAGATCCTGAGCGGACCGCCGCGCGGGCTCACCGACGCGGTCCTCGACGACGAGTTCCCCCTGTCGATGTTCTATGAGGCGCTCGGCAAGAAGATGGCGGACGTCATCACGTCGACCGCCGGGATCACGGGGCGATCCGCGGCCTGA
- a CDS encoding aliphatic sulfonate ABC transporter substrate-binding protein, which produces MTSRRRFTTSRAGRVALVAATAAAALLLSGCVAGENAPAAGGDSTAGTTEGGTLNIDFATYNPLSLIIKDQGWLEDALDDQDITVNWVQSAGSNKANEALRADAIDVGSTAGSAALLNRANGSAIQAIDVFSQPEWSAIVVGQGSTITDVAELKGKKVAATKGTDPYFFLLQALEEAGLSASDVTIENLQHADGWAALQNGSVDAWAGLDPIMAGAEEAGAKLIYRNVDFNSYGILAATESFIDERPDVAQTVVNAYEHAREWAASNPDETAQILADAAGLDLAVATKVITERSNLDVDPAPGKAQEQVLSIIGPIFVESGDVSSQDKVDDALADLFNPSFVDDADPSAIGTK; this is translated from the coding sequence ATGACCTCACGACGCCGCTTCACCACCTCCCGCGCCGGGCGCGTGGCCCTCGTCGCCGCGACCGCCGCCGCAGCACTCCTCCTCAGCGGCTGCGTCGCGGGCGAGAACGCTCCTGCGGCCGGCGGCGACAGCACCGCCGGCACCACCGAGGGCGGCACGCTCAACATCGACTTCGCGACCTACAACCCGCTCTCCCTCATCATCAAGGACCAGGGCTGGCTCGAGGACGCACTCGACGACCAGGACATCACCGTCAACTGGGTCCAGTCGGCCGGCTCCAACAAGGCGAACGAGGCGCTGCGGGCCGACGCGATCGACGTCGGGTCCACCGCCGGGTCCGCCGCGCTCCTGAACCGGGCGAACGGATCGGCCATCCAGGCGATCGACGTCTTCTCGCAGCCCGAGTGGTCGGCGATCGTCGTCGGCCAGGGCTCGACGATCACGGACGTCGCCGAACTCAAGGGCAAGAAGGTCGCCGCGACGAAGGGCACCGACCCCTACTTCTTCCTCCTGCAGGCACTGGAGGAGGCCGGCCTGTCCGCCTCCGACGTCACGATCGAGAACCTCCAGCATGCCGACGGCTGGGCGGCCCTGCAGAACGGCTCCGTCGACGCTTGGGCCGGTCTCGACCCGATCATGGCCGGCGCCGAGGAGGCGGGCGCGAAGCTCATCTACCGCAACGTCGACTTCAACAGCTACGGCATCCTGGCCGCGACCGAGTCCTTCATCGACGAGCGTCCGGACGTCGCGCAGACCGTCGTGAACGCCTATGAGCACGCTCGTGAATGGGCTGCGTCGAACCCCGACGAGACGGCGCAGATCCTCGCGGACGCCGCTGGCCTCGACCTCGCCGTGGCGACGAAGGTGATCACGGAGCGCTCGAACCTCGACGTCGACCCGGCCCCGGGCAAGGCGCAGGAGCAGGTCCTGTCGATCATCGGCCCGATCTTCGTGGAGTCCGGCGACGTGTCGTCGCAGGACAAGGTCGACGACGCCCTGGCCGACCTCTTCAACCCGAGCTTCGTGGACGACGCGGACCCGTCCGCCATCGGCACGAAGTAG